In Spodoptera frugiperda isolate SF20-4 chromosome 13, AGI-APGP_CSIRO_Sfru_2.0, whole genome shotgun sequence, the following are encoded in one genomic region:
- the LOC118270339 gene encoding 5-hydroxytryptamine receptor 1, with protein sequence MATQSHNSYRSLPSFVALPSCLLVLASILLQPALASVELESILSPEFNVSNPNATVNWTFLDDNSTSLKHGHIKHSKYSIPTTILLVTIFLIVIVGTIIGNVLVCVAVRLVRKLRRPSNYLIVSLAVSDLCVACIVMPVATVYDIMGTWPFGPVICDFWVSSDVLSCTASILNLCMISVDRYYAITKPLEYGVKRTPRRMLFCVFIVWISAAFISLPPVLILGNEKTDTSCSVSQNQAYQIYATFGSFYIPLTVMIVVYYKIFRAARKIVKDEKRAQSHLETHCYLEINVKNGGAAEAKLLGNQPAQPPPRGSTTSTNTTCSVDKTESTIGRCFSGQRKSNESQCPMLQQPKTPTKPIHTINRSPTQLVPGKLAVKERQRQPSESSQKNTTNRIRSSLSNFAHKSHIAKDLLHPQNAVHQKKLRFQLAKERKASTTLGIIMSAFVICWLPFFVLALIRPFVKEDAIPDAVSALFLWLGYLNSLLNPVIYATLNRDFRKPFQEILFFRCGNLNHMMREEFYHSQYGDPDQHYCVNNTTKMHNYEEGVEIVSAVDREETRASESFL encoded by the exons ATGGCGACTCAAAGTCATAACTCCTACCGTTCACTGCCTAGCTTTGTTGCTTTACCTTCGTGTCTTCTCGTACTGGCATCCATTCTTTTGCAACCAGCACTAGCCTCGGTTGAACTAGAATCAATTCTAAGTCCAGAGTTCAACGTAAGTAACCCAAACGCAACGGTGAACTGGACGTTCCTAGACGACAATTCCACATCCTTGAAGCACGGCCACATCAAGCATTCGAAATATTCCATACCTACTACTATTCTCttggttacaatatttttgatagTTATAGTTGGAACTATTATAGGAAATGTGCTAGTTTGTGTTGCAGTACGCTTAGTTAGAAAATTAAGAAGGCCTAGTAATTACTTGATAGTATCGCTGGCAGTGAGCGACTTGTGTGTGGCCTGTATTGTGATGCCAGTAGCCACCGTCTATGATATTATGGGAACGTGGCCTTTTGGACCGGTCATCTGCGACTTTTGGGTATCAAGTGACGTACTGTCCTGCACCGCTAGCATCCTCAACTTGTGCATGATCTCTGTAGATCGCTACTATGCCATTACGAAGCCTCTGGAGTACGGTGTGAAGAGAACACCTCGAAGGATGCTATTTTGTGTTTTCATCGTATGGATAAGCGCAGCATTCATTTCCCTCCCGCCGGTCCTTATCCTAGGTAATGAGAAGACTGACACCTCCTGTTCTGTATCTCAGAATCAGGCGTACCAAATCTATGCAACTTTTGGTTCATTCTACATACCATTGACTGTAATGATCGTggtctattataaaatatttagagcTGCTAGGAAGATTGTAAAAGACGAGAAACGTGCTCAATCACACTTGGAGACGCACTGTTACTTGGAAATAAATGTGAAGAATGGTGGAGCCGCGGAAGCTAAGCTGCTGGGCAACCAGCCGGCGCAGCCTCCCCCGAGGGGATCGACGACGAGTACGAATACAACG TGTAGCGTAGACAAAACAGAAAGCACAATCGGGAGATGCTTCAGCGGCCAAAGAAAGTCGAACGAGTCGCAGTGCCCAATGTTGCAACAACCAAAGACTCCAACAAAGCCTATTCACACCATAAACCGGTCACCAACACAGCTGGTGCCTGGGAAACTAGCGGTGAAGGAGAGACAAAGACAACCTTCGGAGAGCAGTCAGAAAAACACGACGAACAGGATCCGTTCGTCGCTCTCGAACTTTGCTCATAAAAGCCATATCGCCAAAGACTTGCTACATCCGCAGAACGCTGTTCATCAGAAAAAACTGCGGTTTCAATTAGCCAAAGAACGCAAAGCGTCCACAACCCTCGGCATCATCATGTCTGCATTCGTGATCTGCTGGCTACCGTTTTTCGTGTTAGCTTTAATTAGACCATTTGTGAAAGAAGATGCGATTCCCGATGCGGTGAGTGCACTCTTCCTCTGGCTGGGCTACCTAAACAGTTTGCTCAACCCAGTCATATACGCGACTCTGAACCGAGATTTCAGAAAGCCGTTCCAAGAAATCCTCTTCTTCCGATGTGGCAATCTGAACCACATGATGCGTGAGGAGTTCTACCACAGTCAGTACGGGGACCCTGACCAACATTACTGTGTGAACAACACCACCAAAATGCACAATTACGAGGAGGGGGTAGAAATAGTTTCTGCCGTCGATAGGGAGGAGACGAGAGCTTCAGAGAGTTTTCTATGA